The Syngnathus scovelli strain Florida chromosome 11, RoL_Ssco_1.2, whole genome shotgun sequence region GGTCGGACTGTTCTTAAGCCTGAAAGATGCCCTGTGATCCTTTAAGGTGTCATCAGCCCCTACAATTTCGCCATTTAAAAATATAACAGTATGTTGTAACCacatgttggattttgtcatggAAGAATACAGTTGGACATTTTAATATGAACGCCCcttaaattgtaaaaaagatttccgggaaaaaaaaaatgcctacaGTCTCATAGAACTTGGCTGGCGTAGTGTTCGGAGCCCTAGTACAGCTACATATTCATCAGTactggtcacaaccaatcacatacatatataatagTGTCCTTTATTAAGTGTGACAAAAACAGTTGCATGGAATGTATCAAATCCgagtaaaaacaaacacacaggtCGCAACTTGATGATTTATTTCAGTCATGATCCCGAAAACATTTGTAGTCCATTTATAgcatttcaaataaataaattactatttgaacGATTAAAAATGACTATCCAGTCTTCCTTACAATACctactgcttttttttcttctctcaaaTAAAACAGCATCCGATAAGGCCCTCCTGCTGATTCAATCTGTggagagaaagaaaatgaaaagatgAACTACTATACAGAGTAAATTAAATTCCGATAAACCCACCTCTAACAATGAGTTTAGTGGAGCATTCTGCCTTGCCAAATGAGTTAATGGCAACGACTTTATATTCTCCGCTGTCCTTTGGCCGCACTCTGAGAATATACATGCAGCATACGCCGAAAGAGTTGGTGATATAGTAGTTTTTGTCTGAGTTGATGCATTGGTCATTGAGGAACCAGGACACGCTGGGCGTTGGGAACCCTCGCACGGCACACGTCATGTAGACCTGGTAACCTTTTGGTGGTGCGTGGAGCTTCAGAGGGACCAAGATGGATGGGGGCCTCTCAAAGCTGATATTCATTGAGTTGATTCCTTTGTGTGGGATTGGAACTTGACAAAGAATAAAATGGATAAGATTTCATTGTAGAATACGATAATTGTATCTTTCAATTGCTAGCATTCTTGGGATGAACTGTTGAGAGTAACCAACCTCTGTTGCCATTAATTCCCCATGTTGGTGACTGCGACGGCTCCGACACCCCCATGTCGTTCTTGGCGAAGATCCGGAAATGATATTCACGCCCCGGAAGGATGTTGGTAACCGTGTGCGTGTGGGTGAATAGGCGATCTGCAACAATTTTCCACACCCTGGTGTTGGAGTCGCGTTGAGTCACCCTGTAGTAAAGTCTGTCATCAAGCTCCTCGTCCGGCGATGGAGCCCATGTTATCACCACTTTGCCATGGACTGTTTGTTCCAATTCCACTGGGCCCGGGCTCTTTGGTTCGTCTGGTTTCAAAAAAGCAAACGATTAACATCTCTCTTTTGCAGTTGCGTATTTCAGAGTCTGAAATCTATCTATTAAGAGCAACACCTAGCCGGAATTGAACCAGCAACCTTCCGGGTGTGGCTGCTCCAGTGTCCCAATCCACATTATGTAAATATTAATGATCCAAATCTTGCAAAAATGTGGGACTTTATAAATCGACAATTCAATGTAGTTTTAAAGACATGTCCAGCTTCACTGGTAGGAAACTTGGTTAAGATTGTTCTTACCTGTAACTCTAACCTCAACATCAAAAGAAGCCTGTCCGACCGAGTTTTTGGCTACGATCGTGTAGCTGGCAGAGTCTGAGCGCTTCGATGAATGAATAACAAGCTGGGACATTCCTTCAGAATTGATGACTTTCACCCAAGGGGGTAACGCTTCATCGTCCTTGAGCCATGTGATCTCCGGTGGGGGTTCAGCCTGCATACATTAGATAGCACATCAAGTGATTGTCACAatgtaaatcaatcaatcaataaaatagGACGTTTGAAGACTAATACTGACAGCTTGTGTGGCCATACCTCATAGAGAATTTTTACACGTGCTGAATTTCCTGCTCTGATAACAACGAAGTCTTCTGGGTCTTTGAAGTAAGGCCTCACTGgatggaaagacaaaaacatcaTCAGTGCCTCAAGTTAACTCTTCTTATACGTACAGCAAGAGAGATAAACAACGTACTGTTGGGATTCTTTGCACACACCATTGCAGACGGGGGGCTCGGATCCCCCGCTCCAGACTCATTAATTGCAAGAACCCTGAACTCGTACTCTGCTCCTTCAGTGATGTCTTTAACTGCATAGTTGGCATCTGCAGAGAAGGTGGAAAAACAATGTGGCTGTCAAAACTGTCTACTATGAATTATTTTATACAGGATGCTTGCATGTCTATGACTAACCTTCAATGGGTTCATTCACCGCGTTCAACGAAACCCACTGATTCGTGTCCTTCTTCCGTTTCTCCACTTGGTAACCGATGATGGGTACTCCCCTGTCATCTTCGGGAGGGGTCCACGTCAGTGTGATACAGGTCTTTGATGCACTGACCACTTTGGGGGCACTGGGCGGCCCAGAAAGTACTGCAGTAAGAAACGAGTTAACATTATCATTAGAAGAAATAATTGGATGGCATCGACGCATTGACTGCAGATTATTTCCAAAAATATTCAGCGAGCCCAAGGGGATTGattaatgagatttttttcagtTTCTCACTCATGATGCCAGCCATAATGCTATCAGCTGTCTCCAGGAAGTCGCCAAGGCCTTCAGAGTTCTCGGCATAAATCCGATAGCTGTATTTCTTTCCGTGGGTCACGTTCCTGTCCCTGAAGGTAGTCTTGTCGCCGGAGACATGTCCGAGTTTGGTCCACAGATTGTGGCCTGCCTGCTGGCGCTCAATGTTGTAGTTTGTGATTGGGCATCCGCCGTCATCTTTGGGAGGTTTCCATTTGATCTCAATGAGAGACGAGGTTGTGTCAAGCGTCTCCACCGGACCCTCCGGTGGACCTGGACGGTCTATGCAGAAAAACATcaccgttttatttttttaattagtgtTCAACACTTGGAACAAACGTCTTATCTCTTCTGCATTTGGTGTTCATTGCTATTTCTCATTGAGCTGGGCAAATACTATTCCATTTTTAGAAGTATTTATTCAAAAATAAAGCAGCCTGCTTGGAATACAGCTTGAAAGGGGCACCCGTTTTTGCCCAGCTTTAGTTTCTTACCGAGCACAAAAAGCTGAGAGGTTGCTTCTGCGGTCCCAAATGGATTTTTAAGATGAATTTTAATTTCCCCCATGTCTGCCCGCAGGCAGTCTTTGAAGAGCAGCCGGCTGTGATTGGGCTCCTTCACAATCTTCACTCCTCCTCCGTCTTTGACCTCTGAGCCATTCTTAGACCAGTTAACAGTCAAAGACTCCTGAGGTGCAAAGGGCATTTTGAAAGTTGCATTGTGGCCCACTCTCACTGTCAATGGCTTGCAGAACTTGTGAAGGTCGTCAGGGTCAAATTCCGGTACGTCTACAATGCACAAATAGTAATTGAGTGTAATGCATGCAAATGAGCACTTGTAACGGTTTAACTCAAATATAGTACCTCCAACGGTGACCTTTCCTTGCGTACTCTGATCCCCTGATACAAAGCGGTACAGGCCAGAATCCTCATCTCGGCAGTTTTCAAAAGTCAGCATGTGAGAGGTGGACTTTTTGCTCATGCCGATTCCAGCACCAGCAGCTATCTAATAAAtcacaaataaaaagaaaagtcaTTTTGCCTTACGCAGCCATCCAAAATATAAATGGTAAGACAATAACATGGACGTGTTTAGGCTTAATTAGAGCATTTCAAGACTTCAAATCTtcaacgacaaaaaaaaaaaaaaatcatttactggttctccatcttTAAACCAGGTGCCGTCGCAGTCCATGTTCATCGTGACTTTTAGTTCAGCTGACTTCCCACGTAGACAGTAGATATTAGAGAGTCCACATGTGATCACAGGTTCTGAGAACAGCAAAGGAACAATAAGAAATACCATGAATGAATTCGATGACTTTTGCCTTACCATCTGTTGCAGCTACAGGTGCTGGCTCAACGTTTACACGCGTACACTCGTGTTCTAACAAAGCAaagaaaagcaaccaaaagaaaATGTGTCATTTATACATTAATCATGCAAATCCCTGAAAGTTTctagtttttattatgtttcttGGTATGTTTTATCTACAAAAGATACTGCAATTTCTTCAAATACTTTTGAATGCTATTTTTAATCCGCTTCATGTTATTGTCCTGATGTACAGTATTTTCTTACCAATGTCTCCTGCCTCCGCAACCGCCGTATCAGAGGGCACGTCTTCCGTTTTCTTATTTCCTGTTAAATATTAACACTTGTTGCTGGGTCAAAAATATATCAATGCAGGCAAACTGAAAGTTGATGAATAGAAAAAAGATGCAACTGCAACTCAAAAATGAAGAAATATTTTCAGATAAAACCGCATCGGTCCATCCATATTGTTGTCCGTTCATGTTTTGGTGAAGTGTTGGCTTGGGCCTGGTCTTACCtggtttttagtttttttatgtTTCGTGGTATGTTTTATCTACAAAAGATACTGCAAGTGTACcaatatcttcaaatgcttttgAATGCTATTTTTAATCAGCTTCATGTTATTTTCCTGATGTAGAATATTTAATTTTCTTACCACTGTCTCCTTCCTCCGCAACCGCCGTATCAGAGGGCACATCTTCCATTTTCTTATTTCCTGTTAAATATTAACACTTGTTGCTGGGTCAAAACTATATCAATGCAGGCAAACTGAAAGTTGAATAAAACAAAGATGCAACTGCAattcaaaaataaagaaatgtttTCAGATAAAACCGCATAGTTCCATCCACATTGTCGTCCGTTCATGTTTTGGTGAAGTGTTGGCTTGGGCAGTCTTACCTGGTTTGGGAGTTTCAGATGGGAGCGGGGCTTCTTCTGCAGCTTTGATTTGTTCTTTCAGTtcttctttctgcttctccaacTTTTCATGTTGCTCTTGAGCCACCTTCTGCAGGTCCATACCAGACCCCCCAGCCCTTGTTGTCTTCCTCATAGACTTCTTGCCCTTACCAGCATCTTTGTCAGCTAGAGTGAGATGGGAGTACTGAAGTGCCGTTGATTATTtgaataatgatctaaatgtagGTTGAAGAACATACCTTCAACAATCAGCCAGGCGTTACATGATTTGATTCCTGCAGTGGCAGAATAAATGCCTTTGTCTACAACCATGCAGTCTTTGACCACTAGTCTATGAATGAGCTTGTCCTCAGAAACCTCAATATCATATTTATCTCCTTGTTCCAAGGGCAGATTCTTTCCAAACCATGAAATCCTGGCAAGGGGCGTGGAAAGGACACACTCAAATATGGCGTCTTCTCTCTCCATCGCCTTTACTTCCTGAATTTTCACCAAGAAGTCAACCATGGGAACTGAAATAGAATCATTTCAACTAAGACTAACTGCAGCAATGCTTCAAGTAGGAGGAAAAATGGACATTCTTGGCCGGATAACTTTTAGAACTGTGTTCACTTACTTTTCAAATCTGTGGAAAATATGTTCACATTAGCTACATCCAACTGGTAGAATCCGCCATCTTCCGGCATGAGATCCCTTATGCTGAAAATATACTTCCTCCCTACTCTCCTCAGACTGTGCTTCGTCATGTCTCCTAGTTCTTTTGTGTAGGGAATCATTTCACCATCCTGTGGAGGGAAGTCACAATTCAGTGCCGGGAATGCTTTGAGAAAACATACTGAAACATAAAATGTTTGAAACAAGAATTAAAAATCAAATCTGTATAGTATGAGCCACAGTTTCTacaagaatgttgatctttcagCAAAGAATCCAGGTTAGTCCATGACCTTTGGTAAGATTGTAAATGGTGTAGCCTTGTTTTCACCTGACCTTATACAGGTATATTGTGCTGCTCTGCTCAATAAGGTCCATGTCAATCTCAAAGGATGCAGTACCGTCTGCATTCACCCGGATAGGTCTCAGGTTGGATATGTTCTTGACAAACTGTGAGAACAGAAATTCAAATGTCAGAATGGCTGAATATGCGTTCTGTGACCATATGAAAAAACCTCAGCTTGTTCCTCTTCTCGTTCCTTCTTCATTTCATTGAGTTTCTTCAGCATCCAGCGAAAATCAGTcactccatactctgcacagattctCTCGTAGTCTTTCTTATCAGCGCTAAGTAGCAGCTCCCAAAATTTAGGATCCAACTCTCCATCCTTCTTCTCTGCTTGCTCCGATTTTGGACGTACTTTACTGAAGAGAAGAAACAGGAGTGCTTTGCTGGgttggtgtttttttgttttgttttgaaagaaaCACTATCTTAAAGATAGCTGACCTTTTTCGTAGGAATTTCTTAAAACCACCGTTGATGGGTTCTATTGCATTTTGCTGCGCTTTGTTCTTTTTGTAGCCAActggaaaacacaaaaataccctcgtttgattgatttgaaaataaaattaagGGCACACATTAAGATTTAACACCTGCCGATGATCATCTCTAACCCTGACAAGAGATGGGTCTTACCTTCAATAACATTCAAAACAACTGTCACCATGGCTTGCCCGAATTCATTCGTCGCAAAACATTTGTATGTGTCTGCTTGAGCCGCTGTGACATTTGGCATCTGGAAGATTCAGAACATAGTGCTGCTAATTGATGCTGTGCATTTCAAACCAATCTGTGTGTCAATATAAAAGCCTGACATTACAAGTCAAACAATAGACCAAATCCATTCATTATACTCTTTCACGGGGAATGACTGGTTAGCAAAGACAATGACAAACTGCTTTTCACATTTTCAACATACTAGTTGGTGAATCACTTGCCTCAAATGTATGCTCATTGGAGTTGGCGTCATATTTGCTCTGATATTTTGAAGTGTCAGACACATCTCCGTTATTTCTGCTCCAATGCACAGTGGGTTGAGGATCTCCGGTGACAATGGCTTTAAAGAAAGCAAATTTCCCTGCAGAGTGCAATCATTATTATCAATAGGTTTTTCCTCTCTGAATTGCAAGATTGATTATTTAAAGTTAATTGAGTTAGTCATGAGTACCTACCTTCTTGAATAGTCAAAGCAATTGGCTTGCGGGTAAAGTCTGGATGACTCCTCCCCTCTGGCAGCATCTCTATGAACTGGGTAATCATCACTCCGGGAACACGAGACTTTTTCCGGATACCCACTGAGAAACCATTGCAGAAACAATTATGTCTTTGTCAATGGAAATGATCAAATGGAAAGCGCCAACCCGAAACTCATTGTGACGTTTAATCACATCACCGCTATTTTTAAAGCATGCTGTGACCCATTTTAATAGGCAACATGAAGTTTTACAATGTCAATTGAATTGAACCTGTAAAGTACACTGGTTGGAATATGCCCCCTTCCGTGCCCATCTCATGCTGTCTGATTAATCCTATTTCCTTGGGAATCCATGCCTCATTTCCATGCTGAGAACCAGGCATGTGCACAGATGGACTCCAGCACCAGTATTTTTGTCCCAAAAGTGTCCTGTGTCGGGAGGCCATTTTTCATGAATCACAAGGTGCAAAAAAGAGCTTAAAAAAACCCTCTGTCATCACTCGCCTCCCAAAGagtgttgatttgttttttttatttctgcccTTCATTGTGCAGTGCTCACATGCCTTTTCCATTTGCACAATATACCTATTTATCAATTATACCGAgcctttttaatttgattgcaccTTTCATTCGCCTCCAGTATAAACCATTTTTTGACTGTTGATTGATTTAACATAAATTACTACATAGGTTAAAAACTGTGCACGTGCCTGCCAGAAACCAATATTTTATACCAAGGCTGCAGATCTACATATGACAAATATTTGTTGCATATCAGTAGGTCATGCATCTGTAAATATGAGGGAGGAAGAAGTATTAAGATGGGTGATAAATAGCAAGCTTCTCTGCAAGTCCCCTAAGCCTACCTTCGTTTTCTGCAGCGGGGCCTGATAAGGTAGAAAAGCACACAACAGTATAAGTCAGGACAGTCATATTGGCTTAACCCATTCAACTGagataatgtaaataaaaaaagtaaaaaatacttGACAGCAGTCTGTGCAGTAATACAGGACTAAACGTAATCATTTCCATTTAGGTCATGGTTTTTCTCATCTTGAAACATtgcgtctttttttttgcttggaagtACTGTGGCATTATTGCTTCTTTGATATTTCCATTTAAGAATACATACTTTAAGTACGTCAGTCGTTTGTAAATTTAGTTTTGCTCTGCTTGCCTTGGCCATTGCCTGTCCCATCTGTGATACTGGCTCTTTTGGACATCTTGGATTCTTGGACGAttcttgacagaaaaaaaaaaattgacagagTTAAGGACTGCATATTTAAGCCCCTCCCCAAAAAAGAACTGAGTGGAAACCATTATGCGAGCATGTGGCTGTGGTCCATGCAGCTGCTTGCTGGGTGCTTTGGTTTATCGCACTCCCTCAAAATAAAATcctcataaaaataaaacttttatgtTGCCCTGTCAACATTCAGGGTGATGGATTCATTTATAGAATTAATTTCAGCcatgtagcacgtccgcctcacagttaggagggtgtgggttcaattccacctccggccctccctgtgtggagtttgcatgttctccccgggcccgcgtgggttttctccgggcactccggtttcctcccacattccaaaaacatgcttggtaggccgattgaagactccaaattgtccctaggtgtgagtgtgagtgcgattggttgtctgtctctgtgtgccctgcgattggctggcaaccaattcagggtgtcccccgcctactgcccgatgacggctgggataggctccagcacgcccgcgacccccgtggggactaagcggttcagaaaatggatggatggatggaatttcaGCCATCTTAAGGTATCATTATACAGCTttcttctgttttgttttcattgcggCGTTTTACTTTGATACTCGAGTGGCCCTGGCcaccaagcattttttttatgatcTGTCAGTCCTATTTACGGTAAGGTTCCGTATAATAATACTGTATTTAATTACCCCAATGATTTCTTAATTTAGAAGGGCAAATGTCAAATATaaactaaaatataaaataaactgATAAGGCATGTTTTTGTCATGGATTGAGTATTTCCTGGGTGTAGGGGGTTCACGAGGATACTTAAGAGATGTCATTTGAATGAAAGTGGTTGAAAAACAAGTGTCACATATCCATAAATATGTTCCCTTACAAGGAGTGAGAAACTTTGACGCCCAGTTCCTACTCTACACTAGTGTATAGTGCATGTAAACTCTTATTCTTGTATTTTCAAGTGATCTATTTGTGATATCACATTTAATGTTCTGTCATTTCATAATGTTAAGCTCTTGAAAGTCAGAGAGCCCTGAAGGCACCAAATGTTCGGGTTGCAGGTTACCCCAACGTGTCCAGACCTGCGAGAGTCTTTTAGAGCAGCTCACAGCTGTTGCAGAAttttctgttttcattttttgattTTCCATTACTATAGTATTTGTGCATTACTGGACTGTTTACTTAAAAGCTAAGCTATGTACCGGATAGTAAGCTTTGGAGTAGCAAAAGCACTCATCCCCATTGTGAAATTGTGCCACTTGGGAGGAAAAACATTCCATGATTTATCTTTTGCTACATGAGGCGTATCCTGTAGTTCAAGGTGAATGGGCATACTAACATGCGCTGACTCACACTTTATTCTATCTTTGAACTCCACACTAGCACCCTTTTGGACTGCTATTTTTATCCTCATGGCATATGACGTTCCATCATTTGTAAATATCTTTCTGACATAATTTCCTTGGCACACTTGACAAATAGCACCAACATTCTCTCACAGATACTGTTGCTGGTGTAAATGGTTCATATGACTGTATTACTATAAGCGTCCCATAGACTCATCATACAAACCATGTGATGGTTATGGATGTCTGCAGTCGACATTCCGTCGTGGGATGAGAGTCACATGATAGGTCACAATAAAAGGGAACGCTTTTCACTGCAGCAGCTTCCTAACGTGCTTGGAAATAACTCTCGACATAACCAGATGTTTATTATATGGCACAGTTTTTGCGTGTTTAGTCACCTTAGAGAACGTAGAGGCCTATCTCCAAGGCAGCGTCATAAAAGTGGCTCATAAGAAGACGTCACTAAGGTCAAGTGCAAAAAGCACGTCGATATCGTTATGTAGTAAACCCCTCAACAGCtggagatttgttttttttaccaatatatgttttttttgccaatgtatgcaccatgttgtattttattattattatttttttacgctATAGGCAGAATAAAAACTATTGTTTTGAATTCGGATAGTTTTTCTATTCCAAAACAtgaccagagaatagcagccagACATTGTCAACTCCAAAGTAATTAAAATACTTAAATGATTAACTTCTACCAAATACTTGTATTACAAGTAATATAATTCAAATTACGGATTTggacaaaataaatataaagatGCAAAAACTACTGTGAGGTAATGGTGTTAGAATTATCATAAACCTTCCATTTTTTTGATTGTTTACAACATTCATGGTCGGTAAACACATATATTTCTAATGAATGAAAATTTTGAGCACGGTACAAATGTGCTAAATCCTGTATATTATACTTTGTAATGTTATATTACTAATTCTTACTGAACAAATGTAGCTTGACACCAGAACCAATCATGTAAAGCAAGGAAAGCAACCAAAGGATTCCTTGtgttgaagacctcctcatgaCTGGTGATGAACTTACCTCAGACTTTCTTGCTCCTCCTGAGTCCTTCCCACGTACGGTCTTGCCTCCTTCCTTCACAAACTAAGTGCTTTAGAAGAATGTCCAGGAAGTGACTCTGTATTTAAGGACCCACCTGGTCATAGGTGGGCACTGCCAAGACAGGCggtggttgtttttgtttttgacctAAATCACAACCTCAGGCaaaagggggaggaggagggaaggCCTCACGGCAGGTGACAATGACCGCACTCTCCTCTCTGTAGAAGTGTGAACTTCTAAGGCGATGCGGTTGCACTTGTCACCCAGACAAATTGTGTGATACAACATTGATATACTTTTCCGACAACTTTGGACTTGATTATACGTACTGTAGTTAAGTGATCACTAAGGTATctgatgaatttttttttattcaagtgATCCACCCATCGTAGTTTGTGTTAtggttgtgcaaaaaaaaacaaatctaaaaAAGTGCTGTGTTCTTTGTATTTTACaggttttgttttcattcaaatGCAAAGAACTGCAAGACTGGGATAGTATAGCAAATGGATATGATATCCATAGCAACAACAAAGTGATTCATGTAATAGTCAAATGTTGTGAGAGCACATGACAGCTAGCTTGGCGACAGTGTGACTTGCCCTATCACTGCCTCATAAATATCCCTTGACAATGGCATGTCCCGCGAGTGACATAAGGGCGGCCAATCACGTAACAGGTGTTTAGTTGGGCTGTACCAACGTGGCGCCATAATATGAACGTAAACAGCCAAAACTGTCAAGTCAGAGTGGTGACCCCTGTCCCCTGCGTATAGTGGGCTTTCACTGTACAGTATTCCATTCTCCTCACCCCAATTGCATGTTGTGGATAGCGGCAACAAGTGAGGTATGGTTGGACAATGATAAATGCGCTCTGCATCTGTTGTGCCCCCGAGGGTATTTTACATGCGACTCATGGAGACCGTGATGCTGGCATGAAGCCACAGCCCAGTTATTGGGACCTTGACAAATAACAGTTATGCCCAGCGTGAGCATGTTTGTGTATTTCAAGCCTTTGTACCGACGCGTGACTCGAGGACATGCTTGTGGCTGTTGTCATTCATCCAGGTCATTTTATTCTCAGTGCACTGAATTGATTGCAACTGGACTCCTCAGTTTTTATGAGAAGACATTTTGCCCCTCATTCCATAAGAGTGTTATGATGACGACTGATCTGGCCCCTCCGATGAGAGTCAAAACATCTTCAGAGACAAACTCAGTTGCGATCAATTCACTGAGGTGTGATTTTTGTCAGGCATGAAGATATGGGTCACTGAACTACccaaccaaaaaacaaaaacaaatgtagaATGTGTTCGGGAAGCCGTTTCACCCCATCGTCTTCAggattattttaaaaacaatttcaTTACTTTGTTTACAAGATTTCACACATAAAAGAGAAAGGCAAAGGACAGGAATCTCGTTAAAGTTCTGAGTCGTTAACAATGTTATTGTTTCCTGGGGCTCGACACTGGAAGTCATGCACTTCATATTTTTTCCGTTCCATTTATGTCTTTCTGTAAAATGGCTCACAAATACCTTTATTAAAGCCTCCAAACACACAGCACACTAAAAAAGTTAAATGTGTGCACTTTACAGAGTTTATATGAAATTTCAAGTGTAAATAAAATAGATCCACTTTTATATGAGTTGAACCTTACACAGCTGTTGGCCAGCACCCCTGTTTGTCCCTTTTGGCCAAGGTAATCATGATAAGGTTCCTCTGGCACCACCAATGGgtgaaacaaataaatgcagtgcAGATCAACCACTTACTGCCTCCCCaaagtaaaaatgcatttaTGTATTGTCTTTATGTGCACCCCTCCCTTttgcttcagctcctggaagtagAAACCACTGTATTCCAAAGCCCAGGAAGCCACTAATTGGCCAAACATGAACTAGGACAGGAACCCCCAGACAGACCCAACCTTTTCAAATGAGACACAAAATATTCCAATGTTTTGAGTAAACTCTCTATAATTCTTCATCCTTGTAATATATTTTGACAAAGGCAGGTTACACATGAGTACACAGATTGTGAATACATGTTTCAGTTCTTCTATTGCCACATTAAGTTGATCTTTCTGGATTACTTCTTAATATCATCCCAATGAGCAGATACTATACTTGATTTCTTTTCCCTCTTCTTAAAATAGCATGGTTCTTCAGTCGAGCAGGATCATGCCATCACTCTAATCTGGTTATTGAGGGAAGAAAATGCATAGAATATGTACACCCAAATAATAACCTTTAAGATGTCAATAAATGAATGATAATTTACCTTTAACAACAAGTATGGTTGAACATTCCACCCTGCCGAGAGCGTTTTCTGCAACGACCGTGTACTCCCCGCTGTCCTTGGGGCCCACTTTGAGTATGACCATAGAGCAGACCCCACACGTATTGGTGATGTAGTAGTTGCTGTTGGTGTTGAGGCTCATGTTATTCCTGTACCAAGTAATATAGGGTTTGGGCTTTCCAGTCACGGCACAGCTCATATAGCACTCGTAGCTCTCTGGAGTCTTGT contains the following coding sequences:
- the igfn1.4 gene encoding immunoglobulin-like and fibronectin type III domain-containing protein 1, with the translated sequence MITQFIEMLPEGRSHPDFTRKPIALTIQEGKFAFFKAIVTGDPQPTVHWSRNNGDVSDTSKYQSKYDANSNEHTFEMPNVTAAQADTYKCFATNEFGQAMVTVVLNVIEVGYKKNKAQQNAIEPINGGFKKFLRKSKVRPKSEQAEKKDGELDPKFWELLLSADKKDYERICAEYGVTDFRWMLKKLNEMKKEREEEQAEFVKNISNLRPIRVNADGTASFEIDMDLIEQSSTIYLYKDGEMIPYTKELGDMTKHSLRRVGRKYIFSIRDLMPEDGGFYQLDVANVNIFSTDLKIPMVDFLVKIQEVKAMEREDAIFECVLSTPLARISWFGKNLPLEQGDKYDIEVSEDKLIHRLVVKDCMVVDKGIYSATAGIKSCNAWLIVEADKDAGKGKKSMRKTTRAGGSGMDLQKVAQEQHEKLEKQKEELKEQIKAAEEAPLPSETPKPGNKKMEDVPSDTAVAEEGDSGNKKTEDVPSDTAVAEAGDIEHECTRVNVEPAPVAATDEPVITCGLSNIYCLRGKSAELKVTMNMDCDGTWFKDGEPIAAGAGIGMSKKSTSHMLTFENCRDEDSGLYRFVSGDQSTQGKVTVGDVPEFDPDDLHKFCKPLTVRVGHNATFKMPFAPQESLTVNWSKNGSEVKDGGGVKIVKEPNHSRLLFKDCLRADMGEIKIHLKNPFGTAEATSQLFVLDRPGPPEGPVETLDTTSSLIEIKWKPPKDDGGCPITNYNIERQQAGHNLWTKLGHVSGDKTTFRDRNVTHGKKYSYRIYAENSEGLGDFLETADSIMAGIMILSGPPSAPKVVSASKTCITLTWTPPEDDRGVPIIGYQVEKRKKDTNQWVSLNAVNEPIEDANYAVKDITEGAEYEFRVLAINESGAGDPSPPSAMVCAKNPNMRPYFKDPEDFVVIRAGNSARVKILYEAEPPPEITWLKDDEALPPWVKVINSEGMSQLVIHSSKRSDSASYTIVAKNSVGQASFDVEVRVTDEPKSPGPVELEQTVHGKVVITWAPSPDEELDDRLYYRVTQRDSNTRVWKIVADRLFTHTHTVTNILPGREYHFRIFAKNDMGVSEPSQSPTWGINGNRVPIPHKGINSMNISFERPPSILVPLKLHAPPKGYQVYMTCAVRGFPTPSVSWFLNDQCINSDKNYYITNSFGVCCMYILRVRPKDSGEYKVVAINSFGKAECSTKLIVRD